The following is a genomic window from Serratia ficaria.
AGGCCGACGATCATCATGCCCATGCCGGCCAGGATCAGCGGCTGGTGCATCATGTTTTCCTGCAGGCTTTTGCCCAGGCCGGCCAGCGACAGGTCGCCGGACTCAGCGTACAGCAGCGCCATGCCGAACAGCAGGAATGACGAGGCGGCGGCGGACAGCAGCATGTACTTGATGGCGGCTTCCAGCGGACGCTTCTGGCGGTAGGCATAGCCCACCAGGCCGAACAGCGGCAGCGAGATCAGTTCGATACCGATGAACAGCGACGCCAGATGGTTGGCGCTCGCCAGCAGAATGCCACCCAGCGCGGCAATCAGCACCAGCAGGTAGAACTCTTCGCGGTTGTCCGGGTAACCGACCAGCCACGGGTAGGCGAAGGTGCAGGTCGCCAGACTCGCCAGCAGCACCAGCCCGGTATAGAACATCGAGTAACCGTCAACCCGCAGCAGCGGGGTGACGTCCATTGGGCCGGCCTGGCCGACAAAGTACAGCGAAAGCAGTGCCAGGTTGAGACCGATCACCGTCAGGGTGGCGTTGATAAAGTGGTCGCGTCGCCACGCAATGCCTAGCATCACAACCACCACCGTCAATCCGACGATCAACAGCGGCAACAGTGCGATCAGTTGTTGAGGAGTTATTGTCATGGCGAATTACGGCCTTGTTGTTGAAATTGCTGAAACTGACGAACCAAACCAGTGTTGCACGTTGCTCATCGCCGCATGTGAGGTATCCAGAATCGGCTGCGGGTAGAACCCCAGCAGAACCAGCAATACCACCAACAGCAGAATGATGAACAGTTCGCGCGCGGTCATGCCCGGCAACGGTTGGTCAGATTTGGCTTTGCCGTAGTAGGCGCGCTGCATCATGATCAACGAGTAAACCGAAGCGAACACCAGACCGAAGGTAGAGATCACGGTGATCACCGGCACCACCTGGTAGCTGCCGAACAGGATCATGAACTCACCGACGAAGTTACCGGTGCCCGGCATCCCCAGCGTCGCCACGGCGAAGAACAGCGACAGCGCGGGGATGAACTTGATGCGCCCCCACAGGCCGCCCATCTGACGCATGTCGCGGGTATGCAGACGCTCGTACAGCTGGCCGCAGATGATGAACATACCGGCGGCGGACAGGCCGTGCGCGATCATCTGGATCACCGCGCCCTGGTAAGCCAGCTGGCTGCCGGTGTAGATGGCGATCAGCACGAAGCCCATGTGGGAAACCGAGGTGTAGGCGATCAGGCGCTTGATGTCGGTCTGCGCGAACGCCATCCAGGCGCCGTAGAAGATGCCGATCACGCCCAGCCACATGGCGATGGGCGCGAACTCGTGCGAAGCTTCCGGGAACAGCGGCAGGCTGAAACGCAGCAGGCCGTAGGCCGCAGTTTTCAGCAAGATCCCCGCCAGGTCGACGGAGCCGGCGGTCGGCGCCTGGCTGTGCGCGTCAGGCAGCCAGCCGTGCAGCGGCACCACCGGCATTTTCACCGCGAAGGCGATGAAGAAGCCCAGCATCAGCAGATACTGCACGTTGTGGGACATCGGGGTTTGCAGCAGGTCTTCGTAATCGAAGGTCCACACGCCGGTGGCGTTGTAGTGCACGAACACCAGGCCCAGGATCGCAATCAGCATCACCAGGCCGCTGGCCTGGGTATAGATGAAGAACTTGGTGGCCGCGGTGATGCGGGTTTTACCGTCCGACGCCTTGTGACCCCACAGGGCGATCAGGAAGTACATCGGCACCAACATCATTTCCCAGAAGAAGAAGAACAGGAACATGTCGATGGCGAGGAACACGCCGATAACGCCGCCCAGGATCCACAGCAGGTTGAGGTGGAAGAAGCCCTGATATTTCTGGATTTCACGCCAGGAACAGAGGATCGCCAGCACGCCCAGCAGGCCGGTCAGCACTACCATCAGCAGCGACAGGCCGTCCAGCGCCAGGTGGATGGAAATGCCAAAGCGCGGGATCCACGGCAGCAGGAACTCGCTCTGCCACTGCGGAATGCCTTTCGGCGTAGTCAATGTGTAGCCACCCTGCAACCACAGCTGCAGGGAAAGCGCCAACGTCAGCCCCATTGCGATCAGCGCTATCCAGCGCGGCACCTTAGTACCGAAGCGCTCCAGCTGCCAGCACAGCAGACCGCCGATAAAGGGGATAAGAATTAGCCAAGGTAATAGCATGGCGTTTTGTGTCCCTTATTCTACCTTTGTCTTTCACGCTGTGGCGTCGTTGGCTACGTTCGCTCACCCCGGTCACTTACTTCAGTAAGCTCCCGGGGATTCACGCACTTGCCGCCTGGCCACACCCCGAAATCCTTGGGTATAAAGCAAAAACATTGTACATAGCGCTGACTATAAGGAGCGCTACGCCCGATAACCGTATTCGAATTGTTCTGTTACACCAAAATCAACAGAGCCAATACGACCACTGCACCCACACCCATAGACGCTATATACCAACGCACCTGGCCGTTCTCGCTCACCGTCAGGCCACGGTTCCCCCAGCGGGAGAAGATGGCCGGCAGGTTCATCAGCGAGTTCAGCGGGTCGCGCTGCAACAGCTTCGCAATGCCCAGATAAGGTTTGACGAAGACTTTGTCGTACAGCCAGTCGAAGCCCCAGGCATGGAACCACCAGGTCGAGAAGAAGCGGCCCGGCGCGCTGTTGGCGATGCGGGTGACCAGGCTGCGTTTGCCCAGCCACAGCGCGGCCGCCAGCAAGATGCCGACCACAGCCACCACGCCGGAAGCGATCTCCAGCTGCAGCACGCTGCCGTGCGCCAGCTCGGTGGTGTCCGGCAGTACGCCCTGCAGCGGCGGCACGATCATCGCGCCGACGAAGGTGGACAGCACCAGCAGCACCAGCAGCGGCAGGTGGTGAGTGATGCCTTTACCGGCATGCGCTTTGATTTTTTCTTCGCCGTGGAACACGATGAAAATCATGCGGAAGGTGTACAGCGAGGTCATGAACGCACCGACCAGACCGGCAATCATCAGGTTGATGTGGCCGTTCGCCATCGCGCCCGCCAGGATCTCATCCTTACTGAAGAAGCCGGCGGTAATCAGCGGCAAGGCCGACAGCGCCGCGCCGCCCACCAGGAAGCAGGCGTAAACCAGCGGAATGCTCTTGCGCAGGCCGCCCATCTTGAAGATGTTCTGCTCGTGATGGCAGGCCAGGATCACCGAACCGGACGACAGGAACAGCAGCGCCTTGAAGAACGCGTGGGTCATCAGGTGGAAGATCGCCGCGTCCCACGCCTGTACGCCCAGCGCCAGGAACATGTAGCCAATCTGGCTCATGGTGGAGTAAGCGAGCACGCGTTTGATGTCGGTCTGCACCAGCGCGGCGAAGCCGGCCAGCAGCAGGGTCACCGCACCGACGATGCCCACCAGGTGCAGCACTTCCGGCGCCATCAGGAACAGGCCGTGCGTGCGGGCGATCAGGTAAACGCCCGCGGTCACCATGGTCGCCGCGTGGATCAGAGCGGAAACCGGGGTCGGGCCCGCCATCGCGTCCGCCAGCCAGGTTTGCAACGGCAGCTGCGCCGATTTGCCGACCGCGCCGCCCAGCAGCATCAGGGTTGCCCAGGTGATGGCCGTATCCCCTACCGCCAGCTTCTGCGGCGCCAGGATCATCAGTTCACGGATGTTCAGGGTGCCCAGCTCGTTGTAGAGAATGAACAGCGCGAACGCCAGGAACACGTCGCCGACGCGGGTCACGATGAAGGCTTTCATCGCCGCCGCGCCGTTGGCCGGATCCTTGTAGTAGAAACCGATCAGCAGGTAGCTGCACAGGCCCACGCCTTCCCAACCCAGGTACATCAGCAGCAGGTTGTCCGCCAGCACCAATACCACCATGCTGGCGATAAACAGGTTGGTGTAGGCGAAGAAGCGCGAGTAGCCCTCTTCACCGCGCATGTACCAGGACGCGAACATGTGGATGAAGAAGCCGACGCCGGTCACCACCGACAGCATGGTCAGCGACAGGCCGTCCAGCGTCAGGGTTACGCCGATATTGAAATTGCCGACCGACATCCAGGTCCACAGGCTTTGTTCGAACAGCTGCACGCCGGCGGCTTTCTGGGCGAAGAAGTCCATCGCCACATAAACCGTCACCAGCGCGGCCAGGCCGATGGAGCCCACGCCGACGGTTGCCGAGGTGTTCTCGGACCAGCGACCGCGGGAAAATGCCAACAGCAGGAACCCGATCAGCGGTAGCAGAATTGTTAAATATAATAGGTTCATCCGCGCATCTCACTGACAGTATCGATATTCAGGGTATGACGACGACGGTAGAGCTGCAGCAACAGCGCCAGGCCGATACTGGCCTCGGCTGCCGCCAGGCTGATCGCCAGGATGTACATCACCTGCCCGTCCGCCTGGCCCCAATAGCTTCCCGCCACGATAAACGCCAACGCCGCGGCGTTGATCATCACTTCCAGACTGATCAGCATAAACAGCAGGTTGCGGCGCACCAGCAGCCCGGTCAGCCCGAGCACGAACAGGATAGCCGCCAGGATCAGGCCGTGTTGAAGAGGGATCATGCTTGCTCCTCCGATTTTCTTCTCGCCATTTCGCCACTCGCCGGCGCGTTGCTCAGCACTTCGCCGGGCTTGTGCTCACGGCCGATGTGGAAGGCGACAACCAGGCCCGCCAACAGCAGCATTGAAGCCAGCTCAACCGCCAACACGTAAGGACCGAACAGACTGATGCCCACCGCCTTCGCGTCCACCATCTCGCCGCTGATACCCTGATCGGAGACGCTGCGGATAGCGATAATCAGCACCACCAGCAACGCCAGCGACATCAGGCCAGGCCCGATCCATACCCTCGGCTTCATCCAGTCGCGCTCTTGCTGCTGCACGTTGCCGAGGTTCAGCATCATCACCACGAACACGAACAACACCATGATGGCGCCCGCATAAACGATGATTTCCAGCGCGGCGGCGAAGTAGGCGCCGAGGGAGAAGAAGACTGCCGAGATCGCCAATAACGAGACGATCAGATACAGCAGCGCATGCACAGGGTTGGTATGGGTGATCACGCGAATCGTCGCGACCACCGCAATCAAGCCTGCCAGATAAAATGCGATTTCCATGCTTGCTGGCTCCTTAGGGCAACAGACCTTTGACGTCGATCGGTTTGGCTTCGTTTTCGGCTTCGCCTTTGGCTTTGCCGTCAATCGCCATACCGGCCATCCGGTAGAAGTTATATTCCGGATATTTACCCGGCCCCGAGATCAACAGATCTTCTTTTTCGTACACCAGATCCTGACGCTTGTACTCGCCCAGTTCGAAATCCGGCGTCAGCTGGATAGCGGTGGTCGGGCAAGCCTCTTCGCACAGGCCGCAGAAGATGCAGCGCGAGAAGTTGATGCGGAAGAATTCCGGGTACCAACGGCCGTCTTTCTGTTCCGCTTTTTGCAGCGAGATACAGCCGACCGGGCAGGCAACCGCACACAGGTTACAGGCGACGCAGCGCTCTTCGCCGTCCGGATCGCGCGTCAGCACGATGCGGCCGCGGTAGCGCGGCGGCAGGTAAACCGGTTCTTCCGGATACATCTGGGTTTCGCGCTTGGCGAAGGCATGCATGCCAATCATCCAAATGCTGCGCACCTGGGTGCCGAAACCAACCAATAACTCTTTCAATGTCATGGTTTATTCACCCCTTATTGAGCGTTGTACAAAATGACCGCGGCGGTTGCCAGCAGGTTCAGCAGCGTCAGCGGCAGGCACACTTTCCAGCCGAAAGACATCACCTGGTCGTAGCGCGGGCGCGGCAAGGCAGCACGAATCAGAATGAACATCATCATGAAGAAGGCCGTTTTCAGTGCGAACCAGATGAATGGCGGCAGGAACGGACCCTGCCAGCCGCCGAAGAACAACGTCACAATCAGGGCGGACACGGTGACGATACCGATGTATTCCCCCACGAAGAACAGACCGAACTTCATGCCGGAATATTCGATGTGGTAACCGTCGGCCAGTTCCTGCTCGGCTTCCGGTTGGTCGAACGGGTGGCGGTGACACACCGCAACCCCGGCAATCGCGAAGGTCACGAAGCCGAAGAACTGCGGTATGACGTTCCAGACGTGCGCCTGAGATTCAACGATGGCCTGCATGTTGAACGAGTCAGCCTGCATCACCACGCCCATCAGCGACAGGCCGATGAACACTTCATAGCTCAGGGTTTGCGCGGAGGCGCGCATCGCGCCCAACAGCGAGTATTTGTTGTTGCTCGACCAGCCGGCGAACAGCACGGCGTATACCGCCAGGCCGGCCATCATCAGGAAGAACAAAATACCGATGTTGAGATCGGACACCGCCCAGGTCGGGCTGACCGGCACGATGGCGAATGCCAGCAACAGGGAAGTAAAGGCGATCATCGGCGCCAGGGTGAAGATCACCCGGTCGGAGAATCTCGGTACCCAGTCTTCCTTGAAGAACATTTTGATCATGTCGGCGACCAGCTGCAGCGAGCCGCCCCAGCCGACGCGGTTAGGTCCGTAGCGGTTCTGGAACAGGCCGAGCAGGCGGCGTTCGCCGAAGCTCATGAAGGCGCCGCAGGCCACGACCACCAGCAGGATCACTACCGCTTTAAGAATGGCGATCAGGATGTCGATCACCTCAGGGGTAAACCAGCTCATCGTGCCGCCTCCCGCAGATTTTCAACCGTTGCACCCACCAAAATCGGCGGGATCCCTGGCAAGCCGAGCGGCAAACCAACCTGGCCCTGGGTCAGGGTTTCGCTCAGACGCACCGGCAGACGCAGCGTCTGGCCCGCACAGCTGAACTCCACCAATGCACCGGCGTTAACGCCAAGCGCGGCGGCGTCGGCCGGGTTGACCATCGCGTAGGCTTCCGGCATGCGTTGCTGGATCACGTTGGAGCGCTGCGACATTTCATCGCTGCCGAACAGATGGTAGTAAGGCGCGACGCGCCAGCCATCGGCCACATTGAACGCGGCAGGCACCTCGGTGAAGTAGCCCAGGCTGCCCTCCCCCGCTTCGATCAGGCGTACGCCCGGATCGCCGTGGCGCAGCTTGCCGCCCACTTCGGCCTGGAACTTGTTCCACGCCTGCGGTGAGTTCCAGCCTGGCGCCCAGGCGAACGGGATCTGCTGACGATCGGCCAGCGGGCTGTTGTTCCCTTCCATCGAGAAGGAGAACATGGTGTCTTTGTCCTGCGGCTGACGCGGCTCGTGCACGCTGATGTTGGCGCGCATGGCGGTACGGCCGCTGGAGCGATGCGGAGAGCGCGCCAGCTTCTGGCCGCGGATGCGGAAGGCCGCGTCCGGCGCCGCGTCGACGATGCCCTGCAGCTGCGGCAACGCCTCAACGCAGGCGGCAATCACGTCATCGAGCTGGGTCCAGTCCACGTGGCGGCTGGTGTAGGTGGAGTGCAGCGAGTGCATCCAGCGCCAGCTTTCCAGCATCACGGTGAACTGATTCTTCTTGGCGTCATCGTAATAGGCCGGGTCGTAAACCTGGAAGAAGCGCTGCGCGCGGCCTTCCTGGTTGACCAGGGTGCCGTCGCTCTCGGCGAAGCTGGCCGCCGACAGGATCAGGTTGGCCTTGTCCATGATGGCGGTGCGCTGATGATCGGCGACGATCAGGTTGCTGACCTTGGCCAGCGCGGCGTCCACTTTCTCCGCCGGCGCATGGCGATAGAGATCGTTCTCCATCACGATGGCGGTGTCGGCTGCGCCGCTGGCCAGCTGTTCCAGCGCCTGATCGAGCGAACCGCCGCCGATCATCGCCAGGCCCATGCTGTTGGCCGCGCCCGCCACGAAGGTGATGCCGACGTCGGAACCGCGGCCTTTCAACGCCTTGGCGATGTTGGCCGCCGCTTCGATGATGGCTTCGCTGCCGGCGTTGCTGCCGGTGACGATCAGCGGTTTGCGGGCGCCGGTCAGCGCCTGCACGATGATGTCGACCTTCTTGTTCAGGCCTGCGGCCAAATCGTTCACCGCCGGCGCCGCGTTATCCAGCGCATGGGCGATGGCGAAACCGAAGCGCGCCTGTTCATCGACCGGCGCGCGATAGTTCCACGCGGCGATGTCGTCCAGACGGGTGTCGTCGACGTTGGTGGTGAACAGCGGATACTTGGCGTGCTGACCGATGTTCTGCACCGCCGCGATCTGCCAGTCGGCGACGCGTTGCGCCGCCGCCATCGCGCGGGCCTTGCCCTTGACGGCCTGACGCACCGACAGCGCGATGCGCGCGCCGGTTTGGGTCAGATCTTCACCCAGCACCAGCACCGCGTCGTACTCTTCGATTTCACGCAGCGCCGGGGTATGAACGCCGCCGTTTTTCAGCACCTTCAGCATCAGCGCCAGGCGCGACTGCTCGGCCTGAGCGATGCCGGTGTAGTAGTTCTCGGCGCCGACCAGCTCGCGCAGCGCGAAGTTGCTTTCCAGGCTGGCGCGCGGGGAGCCGATGCCGATGGTTTTCTTCGCCTGACGCAGGATGTCCGCCGCGCCCTGCATCGCCTGTTCGGCGTTCAGGGTGATCCAGTCGTTGCCGCGCAGCTGCTGCGGTTGACGCGGGCGATCCTTCTGGTTGACGTAGCCGTAGCCGAAGCGGCCGCGGTCGCACAGGAAGTAGTGGTTCACGCTGCCGTTGTAACGGTTCTCGATGCGGCGCAGCTCGCCATAGCGCTCGCCCGGGCTGGTGTTGCAGCCGATGCTGCACTGCTGGCAGATGCTGGGCGCAAACTGCATGTCCCATTTACGGTTGTAGCGCTCGGAGTGCGTCTTGTCGGTGAATACGCCGGTCGGGCACACTTCCACCAGGTTGCCGGAGAACTCGCTTTCCAGCGTGCCGCTTTCCGGACGGCCGAAATAGACGTTGTCGTGCGCGCCGTACACGCCGAAGTCGGTGCCGTCGGCGTAGTCTTTGTAATAACGCACGCAGCGGTAGCAGGCGATGCAGCGGTTCATCTCGTGCGAGATAAACGGCCCCAGCTCCTGGTTGTTGTGGGTGCGCTTGGTGAAACGGTAGCGACGGAAGCTGTGGCCGGTCATTACCGTCATATCCTGCAGGTGACAGTTACCGCCTTCTTCACAGACCGGACAGTCGTGCGGGTGGTTGGTCATCAACCACTCGACCACGCTCTCGCGGAACTGTTTCGCTTCGCCATCGTCGATGGAAATAAAGGTTCCATCGGATGCCGGTGTCATACAGGACATCACCAAACGGCCACGCGTATCTTCCGCGTTTTGGTATTGCTTTACCGCGCATTGGCGGCAAGCGCCGACGCTTCCCAGCGCCGGATGCCAGCAAAAGTAAGGAATATCGAGCCCGAGGGAGAGACAGGCCTGCAGCAGGTTGTCCGCTCCGTCTACGTCGTATTCTTTGCCGTCTACATGAATCGTAGCCATAGTCAGCATGCTTCCAAGTGGCCTGCCTTGCGGCAGGCGTTAATCAAAAATTCTGGCCGTGTTGCGAGCTAGCCGGCTTACCAGCGTTGCTTCAGCAGGTTGTTCGGCTGAATGCCGCCAATCGCATGTGCGTTGCCGTAGTGCTTAACGGCAATACCCGCTTCGAACTCTTCACGGAAATATTTAATCGCGCTTTGCAGTGGCTCTACGGCACCTGGCGCGTGGGCGCAGAAGGTTTTGCCCGGGCCGAGGGAACGGCACAGCTGCTCGAGGGTTTCGATATCCCCCGGCTGCCCTTCGCCGTTTTCCAACGCGCGCAGGATCTTCACGCTCCACGGCAGGCCGTCGCGGCATGGCGTACACCAGCCGCAGGACTCGCGGGCGAAGAACTCTTCCAGGTTGCGCACCAGCGGAACCATGCCGATTTCGTGGTCCACCGCCATCGCCAGCGCGGTGCCCAAACGGCTGCCGGCCTTGCCGATTGCGCCGTATTCCATCGGCAGATCGAGGTGATCGGCGGTCAGGAAGTCGGTGCCCGCGCCGCCCGGTTGCCAGGCCTTGAAGCGCAAGCCGTCGCGCATGCCGCCGGCGTAATCTTCGAGGATCTCGCGTGCGGTGGTGCCGAACGGCAGCTCCCAGACGCCCGGGTTTTTCACCCGGCCGGAGAAGCCCATCAGCTTGGTGCCTTTGTCTTCGCTGGCGGAGATGCCGGTGTACCACTCAACGCCGTTGGCCAGAATGGCCGGCACGTTGCACAGCGTTTCCACGTTGTTGACGCAGGTCGGCTTGCCCCAGGCGCCGGCGGAGGCCGGGAACGGCGGCTTGGAACGCGGGTTGGCGCGGCGGCCTTCCAGCGAGTTGATCAGCGCGGTTTCTTCGCCGCAAATATAGCGGCCGGCGCCGGTGTGCACGATCAGCTCGAAATCAAAGCCGGTGCCGAGAATGTTCTTGCCCAGGTAGCCGGCTTCGGTGGCTTCCGCGATGGCGCGGCGCAGGTGCACCGCCGCTTCGACGTATTCGCCGCGCAGGAAGATGTAACCGCGGTAAGCCTTCAGCGCGAACGCGGAGATCAGCATGCCTTCCACCAGCAGGTGCGGCAGCTGCTCCATCAGCAGACGGTCTTTATAGGTGCCCGGCTCCATTTCATCGGCGTTACACAGCAGGTAACGGATGTTCATGGACTCGTCTTTCGGCATCAGGCTCCACTTCAAACCGGTGGAGAAGCCTGCGCCGCCGCGGCCCTTCAGCCCGGAGTCTTTCACCAGGCCGACTATTTCGTCGGGAGCCAGGCCCTTGAGGGCTTTTTCCGCACCGGCATAGCCGTTCTTGCTGCGATATTCATCCAGCCACAGCGGCTGTTTGTCGTCGCGCAGACGCCAGGTCAGCGGATGCGTTTCGGGAGTGCGCACAATGTCTTTAATCATTGATACTGCTCCAGTAGCGTCTCGATATCTTCAGGCTTCAGCTGACTGTGAGTGTCCTCATCAATCATCATGGTCGGCCCTTTATCGCAGTTGCCCAGGCAGCAGGTCGGCAGCAGAGTGAAGCGGCCATCAAAGGTGGTTTGACCCGGTTTGATGTTCAGCTTCTTCTCAATGGCGGCCTGAATGCCCTGGTAACCGGTGATGTGACAAACAACGCTGTCACAATAACGGATCACGTGACGTCCTACCGGCTGACGGAAAATCTGGCTGTAGAACGTGGCCACGCCTTCTACGTCGCTGGCGGGGATGCCCAGCACTTCCGCGATGGCGTAAATCGCACCGTCCGGAACCCAGCCGCGCTTCTTCTGCACAATTTTCAGTGCTTCGATGGAAGCGGCGCGCGGATCCTCGTAATGGTGCTTTTCATGCTCGATCGCCTCACGTTCTTCCGCACTCAGCTCAAATGCATCAGCGCCGCTCTGAGGAGCGGCTGCATTGATGGGCTCAAGCGCATCGTTGACTGCGTGATTGTCTTTTTGAGAGTGCATAATTAGCGGTCCACATCTGACATAACAAAATCGATACTGCCCAGATAGACGATCAGGTCGGAGACCAGGCTGCCACGGATTACCGCCGGGATCTGCTGCAGGTGCGCAAAGCTTGGCGTACGTACCCGGGTGCGGTAGCTCATGGTGCTGCCGTCGCTGGTCAGGTAGTAGCTGTTGATCCCTTTGGTGGCTTCAATCATCTGGAATGATTCGTTGGCTGGCATCACCGGGCCCCAGGAAACCTGCAGGAAGTGGGTGATCAGCGTTTCAATATGCTGCAACGTGCGCTCTTTCGGCGGCGGCGTGGTCAGCGGGTGATCGGCCTTGAACGGGCCTTCCGGCATGTTGTTCAGGCACTGTTCGAGGATGCGCAGGCTCTGGCGCAGCTCTTCCACCTTCAGCATCACGCGGGTGTAGCAGTCGCTGTTGCCGTCGCCGACCGGGATTTCGAAGTCGAAATTCTCGTAGCCGGAATACGGGCGCCATTTGCGCACGTCAAACTCGATGCCGGTGGCGCGCAGACCGGCGCCGGTCACGCCCCACTCCAGCGCTTCCTTGGCGTTATAAGACGCCACGCCGACGGAGCGGCCTTTCAGAATGCTGTTCTTCAGCGCCGCCTTGACGTAAGAGTCCAGGCGCTTCGGCATCCACTCGAGGAACTCGCGCAGCAGGCGATCCCAGCCGCGCGGCAGGTCGTGCGCGACGCCGCCGATGCGGAACCAGGCCGGGTGCATGCGGAAACCGGTAATCGCTTCCACCAGGTCGTAGATTTTCTGCCGATCGGTAAAGGCGAAGAACACCGGGGTCATGGCGCCGACGTCCTGAATGAAGGTGCTGATGTACAGCAGGTGGCTGTTGATGCGGAACAGTTCGGACAGCATCACGCGGATGGTGTCGACGCGCTCCGGCACCTTGATGCCGGCCAGCTTCTCGACCGCCAGCACGTAAGGCATTTCGTTTACGCAGCCGCCGAGGTACTCGATGCGGTCGGTATACGGAATGTAGCTGTGCCAGGACTGGCGCTCGCCCATTTTTTCGGCGCCGCGGTGGTGGTAGCCGATGTCGGGCACGCAGTCGACGATCTCTTCGCCGTCCAGCTGCAGAATGATGCGGAAAGCCCCGTGCGCCGACGGGTGGTTAGGGCCGAGGTTGAGGAACATGAAGTCCTCGTTTTCGGTGCCGCGCTTCATGCCCCAGTCTTCCGGCTTGAAGGTCAGCGATTCCATTTCCAGATCTTCTTTCTGTTTGGTCAACACGAAAGGATCGAACTCGGTGGCGCGCGCCGGGTAGTCTTTACGCAGCGGGTGGCCTTCCCAGGTCTGCGGCATCATGATGCGCGACAGGTGCGGGTGGCCGTCGAAGGTAATACCGAACATCTCCCAGGTTTCGCGCTCATACCAGTTGGCGTTAGGGAAAACCTTGGTGGCCGTGGGCACGTGCAGGTCTTTTTCAGACAGCGCCACTTTCAGCATGATGTCGCGGTTGCGTTCGATGGAAATCAGATGATAGAAAACAGAAAAATCCGCGGCGGGCAAACCGTCACGGTGGGTGCGAAGACGCTCGTCCACGCCATGCAGATCGAACAGCATGACGTAAGGCTTCGGCTGTTTTCTCAGGAACGTCATTACTTCCAGCAACTGGTCAGGCTTGACCCATACCACGGGCATTCCGGTACGGGTGGGCTGAACAGTAAAGGCTTCCGGCCCAAAACGGTTGCGCAGTTCGCCGATCACCGGGTCGTCAAGGTGATCTCGGGTTTGCCAGGCAGGCAAGGCGTCGTGCGTCGTCAAATCTGTCATAATTTTTTTCACCACACTAAAGGGTTATTTCGCCGCAATTTTCACTTTCGCTGTGTTAACCAATAGCGCACTAAGATGGACGTTAAATGAACGTCTTAAATCTCGTCAGGCGTCCGAAGGTTGGTCACCGCGATGCGCTCGCCGTGTTTACGCTCTCTTTCAGACTGCATGTTGGCGCGGTAAACGCCCTGATCGCCGACAACCCACGACAGCGGGCGGCGTTCTTTGCCGATGGATTCCTGCAACAGCATCAGCGCCTGCATGTAGGCTTCCGGACGCGGCGGGCAGCCGGGAATGTACACGTCGACCGGCAGGAACTTGTCCACGCCCTGCACCACGGAATAGATGTCGTACATGCCGCCGGAGTTGGCGCAGGCGCCCATCGAGATCACCCACTTGGGTTCCAGCATCTGCTCGTACAGGCGCTGGATGACCGGGGCCATCTTGGTGAAACAGGTGCCGGCGACCACCATCAGGT
Proteins encoded in this region:
- the nuoH gene encoding NADH-quinone oxidoreductase subunit NuoH, giving the protein MSWFTPEVIDILIAILKAVVILLVVVACGAFMSFGERRLLGLFQNRYGPNRVGWGGSLQLVADMIKMFFKEDWVPRFSDRVIFTLAPMIAFTSLLLAFAIVPVSPTWAVSDLNIGILFFLMMAGLAVYAVLFAGWSSNNKYSLLGAMRASAQTLSYEVFIGLSLMGVVMQADSFNMQAIVESQAHVWNVIPQFFGFVTFAIAGVAVCHRHPFDQPEAEQELADGYHIEYSGMKFGLFFVGEYIGIVTVSALIVTLFFGGWQGPFLPPFIWFALKTAFFMMMFILIRAALPRPRYDQVMSFGWKVCLPLTLLNLLATAAVILYNAQ
- the nuoJ gene encoding NADH-quinone oxidoreductase subunit J; amino-acid sequence: MEIAFYLAGLIAVVATIRVITHTNPVHALLYLIVSLLAISAVFFSLGAYFAAALEIIVYAGAIMVLFVFVVMMLNLGNVQQQERDWMKPRVWIGPGLMSLALLVVLIIAIRSVSDQGISGEMVDAKAVGISLFGPYVLAVELASMLLLAGLVVAFHIGREHKPGEVLSNAPASGEMARRKSEEQA
- the nuoI gene encoding NADH-quinone oxidoreductase subunit NuoI; this translates as MTLKELLVGFGTQVRSIWMIGMHAFAKRETQMYPEEPVYLPPRYRGRIVLTRDPDGEERCVACNLCAVACPVGCISLQKAEQKDGRWYPEFFRINFSRCIFCGLCEEACPTTAIQLTPDFELGEYKRQDLVYEKEDLLISGPGKYPEYNFYRMAGMAIDGKAKGEAENEAKPIDVKGLLP
- the nuoM gene encoding NADH-quinone oxidoreductase subunit M; protein product: MLLPWLILIPFIGGLLCWQLERFGTKVPRWIALIAMGLTLALSLQLWLQGGYTLTTPKGIPQWQSEFLLPWIPRFGISIHLALDGLSLLMVVLTGLLGVLAILCSWREIQKYQGFFHLNLLWILGGVIGVFLAIDMFLFFFFWEMMLVPMYFLIALWGHKASDGKTRITAATKFFIYTQASGLVMLIAILGLVFVHYNATGVWTFDYEDLLQTPMSHNVQYLLMLGFFIAFAVKMPVVPLHGWLPDAHSQAPTAGSVDLAGILLKTAAYGLLRFSLPLFPEASHEFAPIAMWLGVIGIFYGAWMAFAQTDIKRLIAYTSVSHMGFVLIAIYTGSQLAYQGAVIQMIAHGLSAAGMFIICGQLYERLHTRDMRQMGGLWGRIKFIPALSLFFAVATLGMPGTGNFVGEFMILFGSYQVVPVITVISTFGLVFASVYSLIMMQRAYYGKAKSDQPLPGMTARELFIILLLVVLLVLLGFYPQPILDTSHAAMSNVQHWFGSSVSAISTTRP
- the nuoK gene encoding NADH-quinone oxidoreductase subunit NuoK, with the translated sequence MIPLQHGLILAAILFVLGLTGLLVRRNLLFMLISLEVMINAAALAFIVAGSYWGQADGQVMYILAISLAAAEASIGLALLLQLYRRRHTLNIDTVSEMRG
- the nuoL gene encoding NADH-quinone oxidoreductase subunit L encodes the protein MNLLYLTILLPLIGFLLLAFSRGRWSENTSATVGVGSIGLAALVTVYVAMDFFAQKAAGVQLFEQSLWTWMSVGNFNIGVTLTLDGLSLTMLSVVTGVGFFIHMFASWYMRGEEGYSRFFAYTNLFIASMVVLVLADNLLLMYLGWEGVGLCSYLLIGFYYKDPANGAAAMKAFIVTRVGDVFLAFALFILYNELGTLNIRELMILAPQKLAVGDTAITWATLMLLGGAVGKSAQLPLQTWLADAMAGPTPVSALIHAATMVTAGVYLIARTHGLFLMAPEVLHLVGIVGAVTLLLAGFAALVQTDIKRVLAYSTMSQIGYMFLALGVQAWDAAIFHLMTHAFFKALLFLSSGSVILACHHEQNIFKMGGLRKSIPLVYACFLVGGAALSALPLITAGFFSKDEILAGAMANGHINLMIAGLVGAFMTSLYTFRMIFIVFHGEEKIKAHAGKGITHHLPLLVLLVLSTFVGAMIVPPLQGVLPDTTELAHGSVLQLEIASGVVAVVGILLAAALWLGKRSLVTRIANSAPGRFFSTWWFHAWGFDWLYDKVFVKPYLGIAKLLQRDPLNSLMNLPAIFSRWGNRGLTVSENGQVRWYIASMGVGAVVVLALLILV